A stretch of the Lolium perenne isolate Kyuss_39 chromosome 3, Kyuss_2.0, whole genome shotgun sequence genome encodes the following:
- the LOC139837490 gene encoding uncharacterized protein, which translates to MTDRGRQIVARARVEAPHLVASPPVAPREPSPSRVRIFLQGRTRPVSVPPQGQQSLTPSPSSTQTSSVVSPTSMVQRAAASSLHAQPTPLTHLAVPQPATAPLLQPVGDSTLRAPGAAMEWPASLPHQAVSQPATASPLPPAGDPAPPVQQATTTSSTPGQAVSEGATQGDRLEVLPEPASPLPRPSDAVVEEMRVCEHRTPRTPLPMTGMSSELAAPPASSSPPSASPSTATPPAKAGEVQGASSPASPVSAPASPDGSPPRSPTPSPASLQLPSLTVPPPVVQPTVRRSGRFALSEDGAGATDEDVMQRAMRRKAEMNLDTAGYLQMHRYSPFVVTSSAGGEPRPVYGGLYTVGGYGEGYFFPTWVAA; encoded by the exons ATGACGGATAGAGGGCGGCAGATTGTGGCGCGTGCTAGAGTCGAGGCGCCACACTTGGTCGCCTCACCCCCTGTAGCTCCACGGGAGCCCTCACCCTCCAGAGTTCGGATTTTTTTGCAGGGTCGTACTCGTCCGGTCTCCGTTCCACCGCAGGGGCAACAGTCACTGACTCCGTCTCCTTCTTCGACTCAGACGAGTTCAGTGGTGTCGCCGACTTCGATGGTGCAGCGGGCCGCTGCGTCCTCGCTGCATGCGCAGCCGACTCCGCTCACCCACCTGGCTGTGCCGCAGCCAGCCACGGCGCCGCTGCTGCAGCCAGTTGGTGATTCTACGCTGCGCGCGCCAGGGGCGGCCATGGAGTGGCCGGCCTCGTTGCCCCACCAGGCGGTGTcgcagccggccacggcgtcgCCATTACCACCTGCTGGGGACCCCGCGCCACCGGTGCAGCAGGCCACCACGACGTCGTCTACGCCGGGACAGGCGGTCTCTGAGGGCGCCACGCAGGGGGACCGGCTGGAGGTGTTGCCCGAGCCTGCTTCGCCTTTGCCACGTCCGAGTGACGCAGTGGTGGAGGAGATGCGGGTTTGCGAGCACCGGACTCCGAGGACTCCGCTCCCTATGACGGGCATGTCTTCTGAGCTTGCGGCTCCACCAGCTTCTTCGTCGCCGCCGTCTGCGTCGCCATCTACCGCCACACCGCCGGCCAAGGCGGGAGAGGTACAGGGGGCTTCTTCACCCGCTTCCCCTGTATCGGCTCCTGCTTCACCAGATGGTTCTCCGCCGCGCTCGCCCACTCCGTCGCCAGCCTCCTTGCAGCTACCTTCACTCACGGTCCCTCCTCCAGTCGTTCAGCCGACGGTGAGGAGAAGTGGGAGGTTTGCTCTATCGGAGGATGGGGCGGGGGCGACGGATGAGGACGTCATGCAGAGAGCCATGCGACGCAAGGCGGAGATGAACCTTGACACGGCAG gttatctacagatgcacaggtattctccgttcgtggttacctcttcagcgggaggagaaccgagacctgtttacggaggtctgtacacggttggaggatacggcgagggatactttttccctacatgggtggcagcatag
- the LOC139837816 gene encoding protein MAIN-LIKE 1-like, which translates to MMMVWLLDQEYDRDHRAFQMTEKGRVLHPLKIRYHGTVDLAYDERYTEFIQPTGLLPFITLVSRGGPNMNAAALTALVDRWRPETHTFHLRAGEMTPTLQDVSMILGLPIQGEPLCMNTASDGWRGQMEDLIGMAPPPPEDPKDRAPAGAPFSWIRTHFGQCPEGADRETIMTYTRVYLWYMLSRTLFADSGGKLAHWCWLKALTVLEHPWSWGTAALAYLYRQVMICYLYYSSIVVC; encoded by the exons atgat gatggtgtggctcctagATCAAGAGTATGACAGGGATCACCGGGCTTTTCAGATGACGGAGAAGGGAAGGGTTCTTCACcccttgaagattcgttaccacggCACAGTCGATCtggcgtatgacgagaggtacacggagttcatccagcctaccggtcttctcccaTTCATCACGCTTGTAAGCCGGGGGGGGCCGAACATGAACGccgcggcactcaccgcccttgtcgaccggtggaggccggagacgcacaccttccacttgagggccggcgagatgacccctactcttcaagatgtttccatgatccttggacttcctattcagggcgagccactgtgtatgaacacagcttctgatgggtggcgcggacagatggaggaccttattggcatggctcctccgcCGCCAGAAGATCCAAAGGATAGAGCTCCCGCCGGCGCACCTTTCTCTTGGATCAGGACTCACTTTGGACAATGCCCGGAAGGGGCCGACCGAGAGACTATCATGACATACACCCGAGTGTACTTGTGGTATATgctttcgaggactctctttgctgacagtggtgggaagttggcccattggtgttggctcaaggcgcttacggtgttggagcacccgtggagttggggaacagcggcacttgcctacctctaccggcaggtgatgatttgctatctgtactattcttctatagtagtgtgctag